A window from Macaca nemestrina isolate mMacNem1 chromosome 8, mMacNem.hap1, whole genome shotgun sequence encodes these proteins:
- the LOC105476076 gene encoding cytochrome c oxidase subunit 6C, protein MAPEVLPKPQMRGLLARRLRFHMVTGFVLSLGVAALYKVGVADKRKKAYADFYRNYDAMKDFEEMRKAGIFQSVK, encoded by the exons ATGGCACCTGAAGTTTTGCCAAAACCTCAGATGCGTGGCCTTCTGGCCAGGCGTCTGCGATTTCATATGGTTACAGGATTCGTGCTATCCCTGGGAGTTGCAGCTTTGTATAAG GTTGGTGTGGCTGATAAAAGAAAGAAGGCATATGCAGATTTCTACAGAAACTATGATGCCATGAAAGATTTTGAGGAGATGAGGAAGGCTGGTATCTTTCAGAGTGTAAAGTAA